From Aquabacter sp. L1I39, the proteins below share one genomic window:
- a CDS encoding succinate dehydrogenase iron-sulfur subunit: protein MVELALPKNSQISGGKVWPKPKGATKVTEFRIYRWNPDDGKNPSIDTYYVDREDCGPMVLDGLIYIKNKIDPTLTFRRSCREGVCGSCAMNIGGTNTLACTKGMDEVLVKGVVNVYPLPHMPVVKDLVPDLTRFYAQHASIEPWLQTDTAAPEKEWRQSKEDRERLDGLYECILCACCSTSCPSYWWNGDRYLGPAALLQANRWLKDSRDERTGARLDNLEDPFRLYRCHTIMNCAQACPKGLNPAKAIAEIKKMMVERQI from the coding sequence ATGGTTGAGCTCGCACTTCCCAAGAATTCGCAGATCTCCGGCGGAAAGGTGTGGCCGAAGCCCAAGGGCGCGACCAAGGTCACGGAATTCCGCATCTATCGCTGGAACCCTGACGACGGCAAGAATCCCAGCATCGACACCTATTATGTGGACCGCGAGGATTGCGGCCCGATGGTGCTCGACGGCCTCATCTACATCAAGAACAAGATCGATCCGACCCTGACCTTCCGGCGCTCCTGCCGCGAGGGCGTGTGCGGGTCCTGCGCCATGAACATTGGCGGCACCAACACCTTGGCCTGCACCAAGGGCATGGACGAGGTGCTGGTGAAGGGCGTGGTCAACGTCTATCCCCTGCCCCACATGCCGGTGGTCAAAGACCTCGTCCCCGACCTCACCCGCTTCTACGCCCAGCACGCGTCCATCGAGCCCTGGCTGCAGACGGACACCGCCGCGCCCGAGAAGGAGTGGCGCCAGTCCAAGGAAGACCGCGAGCGGCTGGACGGCCTCTATGAGTGCATCCTGTGCGCCTGCTGCTCCACCTCCTGCCCGAGCTATTGGTGGAACGGCGACCGCTATCTCGGCCCCGCCGCCCTCCTCCAGGCCAATCGCTGGCTGAAGGACAGCCGCGACGAGCGCACCGGTGCCCGGCTCGACAATCTGGAAGATCCCTTCCGGCTCTATCGCTGCCACACCATCATGAACTGCGCCCAGGCCTGCCCGAAGGGCCTGAACCCGGCCAAAGCCATCGCCGAGATCAAGAAGATGATGGTGGAGCGCCAGATCTGA